A genomic region of Brienomyrus brachyistius isolate T26 chromosome 6, BBRACH_0.4, whole genome shotgun sequence contains the following coding sequences:
- the rnf41 gene encoding E3 ubiquitin-protein ligase NRDP1 isoform X2 yields MRNMLSKLQITCDNAGFGCKAVVRLDQLQSHLKDCEHNPKRPVTCEEGCGLEMPKDELPNHNCIKHLLSMVQQQQSKIAELEKTAAEHKLQLAEQKRDIQLLKAYMRAIRNANPNMQNLEETIEYNEILEWVNSLQPARVTRWGGMISTPDAVLQAVIKRSLIDSGCPLSIVNDLIENAHERSWPQGLATLETRQMNRRYYENYVAKRIPGKQAVVVMACENQHMGEDMILEPGLVMIFAHGVEEIL; encoded by the exons ATGCGCAACATGCTGTCCAAGTTGCAGATCACCTGCGACAACGCCGGCTTCGGGTGCAAGGCTGTGGTACGGCTCGACCAGCTGCAGTCGCACCTCAAGGATTGCGAGCACAACCCCAAGAGGCCCGTCACCTGCGAGGAGGGATGTGG GCTTGAGATGCCGAAAGACGAGCTGCCCAACCACAACTGCATCAAGCACCTACTCAGCAtggtgcagcagcagcagtctAAGATCGCAGAGCTGGAGAAGACAGCGGCTGAGCACAAGCTCCAGCTGGCAGAGCAG AAACGGGACATCCAGCTGCTGAAGGCCTACATGAGGGCTATACGCAATGCCAACCCCAACATGCAGAACCTGGAGGAGACTATAGAGTACAACGAGATCCTAGA GTGGGTGAACTCGCTGCAGCCAGCCCGGGTGACGCGTTGGGGTGGAATGATCTCCACGCCGGACGCCGTGCTGCAGGCGGTGATCAAGCGCTCGCTGATCGACAGCGGTTGCCCGCTGTCCATCGTCAACGACCTGATCGAGAACGCCCACGAGCGCAGCTGGCCACAGGGCCTGGCAACGCTGGAGACGCGGCAGATGAACCGGCGATACTACGAGAACTATGTGGCAAAGCGCATCCCGGGCAAGCAGGCGGTGGTGGTGATGGCCTGCGAGAACCAGCACATGGGAGAGGACATGATCCTGGAGCCAGGCTTGGTCATGATCTTTGCCCACGGAGTGGAGGAGATCCTATAG
- the rnf41 gene encoding E3 ubiquitin-protein ligase NRDP1 isoform X1 produces the protein MGYDVTRFQGEVDEDLLCPICSGVLEEPVQAPHCEHAFCNACITQWFTQQQICPVDRTVVTLAHLRPVPRIMRNMLSKLQITCDNAGFGCKAVVRLDQLQSHLKDCEHNPKRPVTCEEGCGLEMPKDELPNHNCIKHLLSMVQQQQSKIAELEKTAAEHKLQLAEQKRDIQLLKAYMRAIRNANPNMQNLEETIEYNEILEWVNSLQPARVTRWGGMISTPDAVLQAVIKRSLIDSGCPLSIVNDLIENAHERSWPQGLATLETRQMNRRYYENYVAKRIPGKQAVVVMACENQHMGEDMILEPGLVMIFAHGVEEIL, from the exons GCACCTCACTGCGAGCATGCCTTCTGCAATGCCTGCATCACGCAGTGGTTCACGCAGCAGCAGATCTGTCCTGTGGACCGCACCGTCGTCACGTTGGCCCATCTGCGGCCCGTACCCCGCATCATGCGCAACATGCTGTCCAAGTTGCAGATCACCTGCGACAACGCCGGCTTCGGGTGCAAGGCTGTGGTACGGCTCGACCAGCTGCAGTCGCACCTCAAGGATTGCGAGCACAACCCCAAGAGGCCCGTCACCTGCGAGGAGGGATGTGG GCTTGAGATGCCGAAAGACGAGCTGCCCAACCACAACTGCATCAAGCACCTACTCAGCAtggtgcagcagcagcagtctAAGATCGCAGAGCTGGAGAAGACAGCGGCTGAGCACAAGCTCCAGCTGGCAGAGCAG AAACGGGACATCCAGCTGCTGAAGGCCTACATGAGGGCTATACGCAATGCCAACCCCAACATGCAGAACCTGGAGGAGACTATAGAGTACAACGAGATCCTAGA GTGGGTGAACTCGCTGCAGCCAGCCCGGGTGACGCGTTGGGGTGGAATGATCTCCACGCCGGACGCCGTGCTGCAGGCGGTGATCAAGCGCTCGCTGATCGACAGCGGTTGCCCGCTGTCCATCGTCAACGACCTGATCGAGAACGCCCACGAGCGCAGCTGGCCACAGGGCCTGGCAACGCTGGAGACGCGGCAGATGAACCGGCGATACTACGAGAACTATGTGGCAAAGCGCATCCCGGGCAAGCAGGCGGTGGTGGTGATGGCCTGCGAGAACCAGCACATGGGAGAGGACATGATCCTGGAGCCAGGCTTGGTCATGATCTTTGCCCACGGAGTGGAGGAGATCCTATAG